In Liolophura sinensis isolate JHLJ2023 chromosome 2, CUHK_Ljap_v2, whole genome shotgun sequence, a genomic segment contains:
- the LOC135463138 gene encoding uncharacterized protein LOC135463138, protein MEVTHALFLSVLVFFVDSVTGNGYMIDPPARASMWRLGYDTPINYDDMNINCGGIYKHWVQNKGICGVCGDPIDGERRHEAGGVYATGVITRTYKQGGAIPIRVNLTSSHGGWFEFRICPNNDVTKAVTHECLEMHLLRMVNEPDKSRFTDVPMGGLSNPASILMEYQLPADLQCSHCVLQWVYNTGKDWGCDKQGTCAMGLGNQEQFIGCSDIAITVNGAAPITVSSTVSSTTKSTAKPPPTVTNASTTASTRSTASSSVSTTTVKPPRTVTNASTTASTRSTASSSVSTTTVKPPPTVTNASTTASTRSTASSRVSTTTVKPPPPVTNGSTTVSTRSTASSRVSTTTVKPPPPVPVTPYPITSTPSGPPVARNECQAKGVLNGVYDEFCRNMCFTKANCPEAFCNEKCHQRAMQLDRCNSDSCPPGR, encoded by the exons ATGGAAGTTACACACGCTTTGTTTCTGTCTGTTCTTGTGTTCTTCGTGGACAGCGTTACCGGAAATGGCTACATGATAGACCCTCCGGCGCGTGCCTCCATGTGGAGATTGGGATACGATACACCAATAAATTACGATGATATGAACATCAATTGTGGAGGGATATAT AAACACTGGGTTCAGAACAAGGGTATTTGTGGTGTCTGCGGCGACCCAATCGATGGCGAACGACGTCACGAAGCCGGTGGAGTGTACGCGACAGGGGTGATAACTCGTACCTACAAACAAGGGGGAGCAATTCCGATACGCGTGAATCTTACTTCCTCTCACGGAGGATGGTTCGAGTTCAGAATTTGTCCCAACAACGACGTCACAAAAGCAGTGACCCACGAATGTCTCGAGATGCATCTTCTTCGAATGGTTAACGAGCCGGATAAATCCCGATTTACCGATGTGCCGATGGGAGGGCTATCTAACCCTGCCTCAATTCTGATGGAATATCAGCTCCCGGCCGACTTGCAGTGTAGTCATTGCGTCCTGCAGTGGGTGTACAATACCG gaaaaGATTGGGGATGTGATAAACAAGGGACATGCGCGATGGGACTGGGTAACCAAGAACAGTTCATTGGCTGCTCTGACATTGCCATTACTGTCAATGGAGCAGCACCTATTACCGTCTCATCCACCGTCTCATCCACGACAAAATCCACTGCCAAACCGCCACCCACTGTGACCAATGCATCAACAACGGCTAGCACCAGGTCAACTGCATCATCCAGTGTCTCCACGACGACCGTCAAACCGCCACGCACTGTGACCAATGCATCAACAACGGCTAGCACCAGGTCAACTGCATCATCCAGTGTCTCTACGACGACCGTCAAACCGCCACCCACTGTGACCAATGCATCAACAACGGCTAGCACCAGGTCAACTGCATCATCCAGGGTCTCCACGACGACCGTCAAACCGCCGCCACCTGTGACCAATGGATCAACAACGGTTAGCACCAGGTCAACTGCATCATCCAGAGTCTCCACGACGACCGTCAAACCGCCGCCACCTGTTCCGGTTACACCTTATCCTATAACTAGTACTCCATCAGGACCGCCCGTCGCAAGAAACGAGTGTCAGGCTAAGGGCGTTTTGAATGGGGTCTACGACGAATTCTGTCGCAATATGTGCTTTACTAAAGCGAATTGCCCAGAAGCATTTTGTAACGAAAAATGCCACCAGAGAGCTATGCAGCTAGACAGATGTAATAGTGATAGCTGCCCTCCTGGACGGTGA